Proteins co-encoded in one Aspergillus flavus chromosome 2, complete sequence genomic window:
- a CDS encoding putative exocyst complex component Sec6 → MARGGDSEGTVALPRLEDILRHPEDLDKIAGLRAEYSRKKAAVDSQLREGLRDQLETVQRSISALTEGQRQVSKTKDELQGIDKLCAESQSSVEDFSQIDRLAKVQRNFEAVLMMKKGLENFSENLAEVESLLREDDDDLENQPNLLRAHMQISKLRDFRDEAMDQIRKAQDPSSEATLEDYFQGLDSVIDWFDDHLGTACMNLIPLVQSDNPSMVVRLAVVVMNEEKKDETVRALQEAQKDHQDLAGRFKSMNVGPKTVRGYKEKFLQAIEFYAQNQFENTKEEFLGDPDTLEKSFRWFFNDLFSVKQGMQTLMPKKWKIYKTYTDIYHRMMHDFFVDLINDPELPPDNLLSIIHWSEKYYKKMNKLGWKQTDLRPNILDDREPELIRQWQSIIIKAVEEWMERITETDRKGLVERIPDSLDTNAEGYFRTKTLPDMWRMIHEQIQAAKASSRTDLVEGIIDAMFRVLKGRQAAWQSLIEEECAKYKAPGGDQLDGLQLLQDWLIAVANDQIACIDDNDESGQLGYLSRFKREFEALVDPKYMAARAIPELDALRDGYVDLSTYCLTQFVEVVFAVDFRATIPDFFTQKWYGDFAIKRITSTFEDYMADYSPVIHPSLIDILVEELSDELLVRYLSSVRNRGVKFRRHADPYTDKFKDDVLTVFAFFQNYPDSFASTIKQKWRLVDWLVRLLESEKGPAVVAVYEDFKMEYWDLQLTWVEAVLRTRDDFERSMISAVKAKAAELSVERGMETLMSRMR, encoded by the coding sequence ATGGCGCGAGGCGGCGACTCGGAAGGAACGGTGGCTCTACCACGGTTAGAAGATATCCTGCGTCACCCGGAAGACCTAGACAAGATCGCCGGACTGAGAGCGGAATACTCGCGGAAGAAGGCAGCCGTCGATTCACAGCTCCGAGAAGGCCTCCGGGATCAATTAGAGACAGTACAACGCAGCATCAGCGCGCTAACAGAAGGTCAGCGCCAGGTTTCCAAGACGAAAGATGAGCTCCAGGGAATCGACAAACTATGCGCGGAGTCACAATCCAGTGTCGAGGACTTCTCCCAGATTGACCGACTTGCCAAAGTGCAGAGGAACTTCGAGGCcgtcttgatgatgaagaagggaCTGGAGAACTTTAGTGAGAATCTTGCTGAGGTTGAGAGTCTCCTAAgagaggatgacgatgatctcGAGAACCAGCCGAATCTGCTGCGGGCCCATATGCAGATCTCTAAGTTGAGAGATTTTCGTGACGAGGCGATGGATCAGATACGGAAGGCCCAGGACCCGAGCAGTGAAGCCACGCTAGAGGATTACTTCCAGGGTCTGGATAGTGTTATCGACTGGTTCGATGATCATTTGGGAACTGCTTGTATGAATCTGATCCCTCTTGTGCAGTCTGACAACCCTAGTATGGTTGTCCGGCTGGCTGTTGTTGTCATgaatgaggagaagaaggatgaaacGGTCCGTGCTTTGCAGGAAGCACAGAAAGACCACCAGGATCTAGCAGGCCGGTTCAAGTCGATGAATGTTGGCCCCAAGACGGTTAGGGGCTATAAAGAAAAGTTTCTCCAAGCTATTGAGTTCTACGCACAGAACCAGTTTGAGAATACTAAGGAAGAATTCCTCGGCGATCCGGATACCCTAGAGAAGAGTTTCCGATGGTTCTTTAATGACCTCTTCTCGGTTAAGCAGGGCATGCAGACATTGATGCCCAAGAAGTGGAAGATCTATAAGACATACACCGATATCTACCATCGGATGATGCATGACTTTTTCGTGGATCTGATCAATGACCCTGAGCTACCCCCAGATAATCTGCTTTCTATTATCCACTGGAGTGAGAAATACTACAAGAAGATGAACAAACTAGGCTGGAAACAGACAGACCTGCGGCCAAACATTCTCGACGATCGTGAACCTGAGCTCATTCGACAGTGGCAGAGCATTATCATTAAAGCGGTCGAAGAATGGATGGAGAGGATCACAGAGACCGACAGGAAAGGCCTGGTGGAGCGCATTCCTGACTCTCTGGACACTAATGCAGAGGGCTACTTTCGCACCAAAACCCTTCCAGATATGTGGCGCATGATCCATGAACAGATCCAGGCAGCCAAAGCCTCATCCCGTACAGACCTGGTCGAAGGCATTATCGATGCTATGTTCCGAGTGCTCAAGGGACGTCAAGCTGCTTGGCAGTCGCTCATCGAAGAGGAGTGTGCCAAGTACAAGGCGCCAGGTGGCGACCAGCTTGATGGATTACAGCTGTTGCAAGATTGGCTTATTGCGGTGGCAAACGACCAGATTGCTTGCATCGATGACAACGATGAATCAGGACAACTGGGCTACCTGTCGAGGTTCAAGCGCGAGTTCGAGGCACTCGTCGACCCAAAATACATGGCAGCGCGAGCTATACCCGAGCTGGACGCTCTTCGCGACGGTTACGTGGATCTAAGTACCTATTGTCTTACTCAATTCGTCGAAGTGGTTTTTGCGGTCGACTTCCGCGCTACTATCCCCGATTTCTTCACTCAGAAGTGGTATGGCGACTTTGCAATAAAGCGAATCACTTCTACATTCGAAGATTACATGGCCGATTACTCCCCTGTCATCCACCCATCCCTTATCGACATCTTAGTCGAGGAACTCTCCGACGAACTCTTGGTCCGGTACCTGTCATCTGTGCGCAATCGCGGCGTCAAGTTTCGGCGACACGCTGATCCATACACGGACAAGTTCAAGGACGACGTTCTCACCGTTTTCGCCTTCTTCCAAAACTATCCGGACTCGTTCGCCAGTACCATCAAGCAAAAGTGGCGACTCGTCGACTGGTTGGTTCGTCTACTTGAATCGGAGAAGGGCCCTGCCGTTGTTGCA
- a CDS encoding mitochondrial 54S ribosomal protein uL30m (50S ribosomal protein L30), whose amino-acid sequence MSYFRVTLVRSAIGLPRRTTDVLKALGLKKRMATVFHPVSPSVAGQIMKVKELVDVREVDRRLTKQEVHLERKPDPGYYIEQTSGAEWKAKRSQ is encoded by the coding sequence ATGAGCTACTTCCGCGTCACCCTCGTACGCTCCGCGATCGGTCTTCCCCGGAGAACAACAGACGTCCTCAAGGCCCTGGGCCTCAAGAAGCGCATGGCAACTGTGTTCCACCCCGTGTCTCCGTCAGTCGCCGGTCAGATCATGAAAGTTAAGGAGCTGGTCGATGTCCGTGAGGTCGATAGACGGTTAACGAAACAAGAAGTTCATCTGGAACGGAAGCCGGATCCAGGATACTACATCGAACAGACATCGGGTGCTGAGTGGAAGGCGAAGAGGAGTCAATAG
- a CDS encoding glutamate decarboxylase/sphingosine phosphate lyase (sphinganine-1-phosphate aldolase BST1), translated as MASSVLPVALQNKLLGYSRAPNAQLAALNLDILKNIVFLFFILRYVRKTFYSLRGYGVLGSLRNVYAAIRLFCYSVFLRFPGVRGQVDKQVSSAIENLETKLVATGPGVTRYLNLPKEGWTPEQIRAELEKLANMEHTRWEDGRVSGAVYHGGQDLLKLQAEAFGQFGVANPIHPDVFPGVRKMEAEIVAMVLALFNAPSDGAGVTTAGGTESILMACLAARQKAYAERRVTEPEMIIPDTAHAAFYKASEYFGIKLHRVPCPAPEYKVDIPSVRRLINPNTVLLVGSAPNFPHGIVDDIPALSRLATAYKIPLHVDCCLGSFVVAFLKKAGFPSPYEEEGGFDFRLPGVTSISVDTHKYGFAPKGNSVLLYRNRTYRSYQYFVYPDWSGGVYASPSVAGSRPGALIAGCWASLMSVGESGYIKSCLDIVGAAKKFEASIREHPLLSKNLDVVGKPMISVVAFQSKNGAVDIYDMADALSAKGWHLNALQSPAAIHVAFTIPTASALDKLTADLVEVVEKELDKAEERKRQGKSYIIKRGDTAALYGVAGSMPDKSIVSRLAEGFLDTLYKA; from the exons ATGGCGTCCTCGGTTCTTCCAGTTGCTTTACAAAATAAGCTGTTGGGATACAGCAGAGCTCCTAATGCGCAGTTGGCGGCGTTGAATCTGGATAT TCTTAAGAACATTGTATTCttatttttcattcttcGCTACGTTCGCAAGACGTTCTATTCTTTACGTGGTTATGGTGTCCTCGGCAGCCTCCGGAATGTCTACGCCGCGATCCGTCTCTTCTGCTACTCTGTCTTCTTGCGCTTCCCCGGTGTTCGCGGTCAGGTCGACAAGCAAGTTTCGTCAGCAATCGAAAACCTGGAGACAAAGCTTGTTGCAACTGGCCCTGGCGTCACGAGATATTTAAATCTGCCTAAAGAAGGATGGACCCCCGAACAGATCCGCGCCGAGCTCGAGAAGCTGGCAAATATGGAACACACCCGGTGGGAAGATGGTCGCGTCAGCGGAGCTGTGTACCACGGTGGACAAGATCTTCTGAAGCTTCAGGCTGAAGCATTTGGGCAGTTTGGGGTCGCCAATCCCATCCACCCAGATGTTTTCCCTGGTGTCCGGAAGATGGAAGCTGAAATTGTGGCTATG GTACTCGCACTGTTCAATGCTCCGTCTGATGGTGCTGGTGTTACTACGGCCGGTGGTACTGAATCTATCCTGATGGCCTGTCTGGCAGCGCGGCAAAAGGCGTACGCTGAACGCAGAGTAACAGAGCCGGAAAT GATCATTCCTGATACCGCTCATGCTGCTTTCTACAAGGCTTCCGAATACTTCGGAATCAAACTGCATCGCGTACCCTGCCCAGCTCCAGAGTACAAAGTCGATATTCCTTCGGTGCGTCGCTTAATCAACCCGAACACTGTTCTCCTCGTTGGTTCCGCGCCAAACTTTCCTCATGGAattgttgatgatattcCTGCCTTGTCCCGACTTGCCACAGCATACAAGATCCCTCTGCATGTTGATTGCTGCTTGGGCTCCTTTGTGGTTGCGTTCCTTAAGAAGGCCGGTTTCCCATCTCCTTATGAAGAGGAGGGTGGATTTGACTTCCGCCTCCCTGGTGTGACCAGCATCAGTGTAGACACGCACAAATACGGATTCGCGCCGAAGGGCAACTCCGTGTTGCTATACCGAAACCGGACCTACCGCAGCTATCAGTATTTCGTCTATCCTGACTGGTCCGGTGGTGTCTATGCATCTCCATCCGTGGCAGGATCTCGGCCAGGTGCTCTTATCGCGGGCTGCTGGGCCAGTCTGATGAGTGTTGGAGAGTCTGGTTACATCAAGAGTTGCCTTGACATTGTTGGTGCAGCAAAGAAGTTCGAGGCATCCATTAGAGAGCATCCACTCTTATCGAAGAACCTCGATGTTGTTGGAAAGCCTATGATCAGCGTTGTTGCTTTCCAGAGCAAAAACGGTGCCGTTGACATCTACGATATGGCTGATGCTTTGTCCGCTAAGGGCTGGCATCTCAACGCTCTCCAATCGCCTGCGGCGATTCATGTAGCGTTCACTATTCCTACAGCCTCTGCTCTTGACAAACTCACTGCTGACCTCGTTGAGGTTGTCGAAAAGGAATTGGATAAGGCAGAGGAGAGGAAGCGACAAGGAAAGTCGTACATCATCAAGCGTGGCGATACAGCTGCCTTGTATGGCGTAGCCGGCAGCATGCCTGATAAAAGTATTGTCAGTCGTCTGGCAGAAGGTTTCCTGGACACTCTGTATAAAGCCTAG
- a CDS encoding alpha-isopropylmalate synthase — translation MCPGADNEPNGHAAPANGNGEHPGFTGIETRQNPHPSASRNPYGHNVGVTDFLSNVSRFKIIESTLREGEQFANAFFDTEKKIEIAKALDDFGVDYIELTSPCASEQSRLDCEAICKLGLKAKILTHIRCHMDDARVAVETGVDGVDVVIGTSSYLREHSHGKDMTYIKNTAIEVIEYVKSKGIEIRFSSEDSFRSDLVDLLSIYSAVDKVGVNRVGIADTVGCASPRQVYELVRVLRGVVGCDIETHFHNDTGCAIANAYCALEAGATHIDTSVLGIGERNGITPLGGLMARMMVADPAYVKGKYKLEKLKDIEDLVAEAVEVNIPFNNYITGFCAFTHKAGIHAKAILNNPSTYEIINPADFGMTRYVHFASRLTGWNAIKSRAQQLKIEMTDSQYKECTAKIKALADIRPIAVDDADSIIRAYYRNLKSGENKPLLDLTADEQAQFAAKEKELAASGVVA, via the exons ATGTGCCCTGGTGCAGACAACGAGCCCAATGGGCACGCGGCCCCTGCCAATGGCAATG GCGAACACCCCGGCTTCACTGGCATCGAGACTCGCCAGAACCCTCACCCCTCCGCCTCCCGGAACCCCTATGGCCACAACGTTGGTGTGACCGACTTTCTGAGCAACGTCTCCCGGTTCAAGATCATTGAGAGTACCCTCCGTGAGGGTGAACAGTTCGCCAATGCTTTCTTTGATACCGAAAAGAAGATTGAAATCGCTAAGGCTCTGGATGATTTCGGTGTCGACTAC ATCGAACTTACCAGTCCTTGTGCCTCTGAGCAGTCGAGACTTGACTGCGAGGCTATCTGCAAGCTCGGCTTGAAGGCCAAG ATTCTTACTCACATTCGATGCCACATGGATGATGCCCGTGTTGCCGTCGAGACTGGTGTTGATGGAGT TGACGTCGTCATCGGCACTTCGTCCTACCTCCGTGAGCACTCTCACGGCAAGGATATGACCTACATCAAGAACACTGCTATTGAAGTTATTGAATATGTCAAGTCCAAGGGCATCGAGATTCGATTCTCTAGTGAGGACTCCTTCCGTTCTGACCTCGTCGACCTCTTGTCCATCTACTCCGCTGTTGACAAGGTTGGTGTGAACCGTGTTGGTATTGCCGATACTGTCGGCTGCGCTTCTCCTCGCCAAGTTTACGAGCTTGTTCGTGTCCTGAGGGGTGTTGTTGGCTGCGACATTGAGACCCACTTCCACAACGACACTGGCTGTGCCATTGCCAACGCTTACTGTGCCCTGGAGGCCGGTGCCACTCACATTGATACCTCCGTTCTCGGTATCGGTGAGCGTAACGGTATCACCCCTCTTGGTGGTCTCATGGCTCGTATGATGGTTGCCGATCCTGCCTACGTCAAGGGCAAGTacaagctggagaagctcaaggacaTTGAAGATCTTGTGGCCGAGGCTGTTGAGGTCAACATTCCTTTCAACAACTACATCACCGGTTTCTGTGCTTTCACCCACAAGGCTGGTATCCATGCTAAGGCCATCCTGAACAACCCCAGCACCTACGAGATCATCAACCCTGCCGACTTTGGCATGACCAGATACGTTCACTTCGCCTCTCGTCTGACTGGCTGGAACGCTATCAAGTCTCGTGCTCAGCAGCTCAAGATTGAGATGACTGACAGCCAATACAAGGAGTGCACGGCTAAGATCAAGGCTCTTGCTGATATCCGTCCCATCGCCGTCGACGATGCCGACAGTATCATCCGTGCTTACTACCGTAACCTCAAGTCGGGTGAGAACAAGCCTCTCCTTGATCTGACGGCTGATGAGCAGGCTCAGTTCgctgccaaggagaaggagcttgCTGCTTCCGGTGTTGTGGCTTAA
- a CDS encoding uncharacterized protein (of unknown function-domain containing protein), with amino-acid sequence MRSLVPFPKVIALVTTTTALYSHCLGAAVQGTDELGPSPAVGWIEESKTTAHLQTNNASPDDFPVCTDIDGPFAPFCLPQDGADVIVDATYYVTWNADFYPLNASITIEMRYSNSTVGDSAFTSEKTDNSYGYLPLHMRKEWLQEKAHNDLTFYLIELNPASGTRASIRKGPRITLHPKPVEHYKPSPPMTFNKRALFIGLPVSLSVIIVVVAGLFFGMRESRRIGLGSVMGSRGKGYGIGKSKSQRLRKSRSEFYHSNAASALKKYTDDTDSGLSEVADPDLHSEIERTARFAFRQDSMRLKSWRRQ; translated from the exons ATGAGGTCCCTCGTTCCGTTCCCTAAAGTCATCGCACTAGTGACCACGACAACTGCTCTCTATAGTCATTGCCTTGGCGCTGCGGTACAAGGAACAGATGAACTCGGACCTAGCCCTG CGGTGGGTTGGATTGAAGAGTCCAAAACAACTGCGCACCTACAGACAAATAATGCTTCTCCGGATGATTTCCCCGTCTGTACTGACATCGATGGTCCCTTCGCACCATTCTGTCTGCCGCAGGATGGAGCCGATGTGATAGTAGACGCCACCTACTATGTTACCTGGAATGCCGATTTCTATCCGCTCAATGCTTCTATTACTATTGAAATGAGATACTCAAATTCCACCGTTGGAGACTCCGCGTTCACATCTGAGAAAACGGACAACAGCTACGGCTATCTTCCCCTCCACATGCGCAAGGAATGGCTCCAAGAGAAGGCGCACAATGATTTGACCTTTTACCTTATCGAACTGAACCCTGCGTCAGGCACACGAGCGAGTATCCGAAAAGGACCGAGGATCACACTTCATCCTAAACCAGTAGAGCACTAcaaaccttctcctcccaTGACCTTCAACAAACGAGCCCTGTTTATTGGCCTCCCGGTAAGCCTCAGTGTCATTATCGTTGTTGTGGCTGGTCTATTCTTTGGCATGCGGGAGAGCAGAAGGATTGGACTCGGGAGTGTTATGGGATCTCGAGGTAAAGGGTACGGGATTGGGAAATCTAAGAGCCAGCGCCTTCGGAAAAGTAGAAGCGAATTCTATCATTCCAATGCTGCCTCGGCGTTGAAAAAATATACGGACGACACCGACTCAGGCTTGTCAGAAGTGGCAGATCCCGACTTACATAGCGAGATTGAGCGCACTGCAAGATTTGCATTTAGACAGGATTCGATGAGGTtaaagagctggaggagacaATGA
- a CDS encoding putative mitochondrial peptidyl-tRNA hydrolase Pth2, producing MADLDRIPPSTTAYVVATAIIAGVTGYFLGQGSSLGLFSSQEKEGWPNSYNVKVHRDSSDEEEEEESDSEDEGDGSELANFDKNAEEVKLVLVVRTDLGMTKGKIAAQCSHATLACYKYLTAHSPNSSMLRRWESQGQAKIALQTKSEEEMETLQAQAISLGLCARVITDAGRTQIASGSRTVLGILGPKSVVDGVTGHLKLL from the exons ATGGCCGACCTAGACCGCATTCCCCCCTCGACAACGGCATATGTAGTCGCTACGGCTATCATCGCCGGTGTAACCGGTTACTTCCTCGGACAAGGCTCCTCGCTAGGCCTGTTCTCTTcgcaagaaaaagaagggtgGCCAAACAGCTACAATGTGAAAGTGCACCGAGACTCCtcggacgaagaggaagaagaagaatccgACAGTGAGGACGAAGGCGATGGAAGCGAATTGGCCAACTTCGACAAGAATGCTGAAGAAGTCAAGCTGGTTCTGGTTGTGAGGACCGATTTGGGCATGACGAAGG GCAAAATCGCCGCTCAATGCTCCCACGCCACCCTCGCCTGCTACAAGTACCTCACTGCGCACTCGCCGAACTCGTCTATGCTGCGCCGCTGGGAATCGCAGGGACAGGCTAAGATTGCGCTCCAGACCAagtcggaggaggaaatggagaCCCTGCAGGCACAGGCTATCAGCCTGGGTCTCTGCGCCAGGGTCATCACCGATGCGGGCCGGACACAGATCGCCAGTGGAAGCAGGACGGTGCTTGGAATTTTGGGACCGAAGAGTGTGGTCGACGGCGTGACGGGACACTTGAAGCTGTTGTAA
- a CDS encoding SART-1 protein: protein MADALSIEQNNKIRVALGLKPLPVPGADATSGPTFKESEHDGSSSSTEDDEPGSTLESREALASSNWKKMQDEAEAKRKREERNAAIRKARDEAQRNTKLQGATLGEAADADMDTKTWLQQTKKRQKKIEKERVRKLAEELEERARAAEYTAEDLAGVKVGHAVGDFDGGEDHILTLKDTTIDENEEEGDELENLELKEKERTMEKLELKKRKPVYDPTEENTGILAQYDEEIEGKKRKRFTLDAQGSTVEEREAKRQEVSEKLKKNVISLDFAEETPTSDYMDVSEVKVKKPKKKKAKTTKRRAVMDEDDLFPTAESTGTPNGNSMEVDASNGEPVPAPAPRKSVSEDISFVDDDDLQASLTRQRRAAFKKRQKARPEDIARQLREEASQTPMEVEGENEEEPGLVIDETSEFVSNLQKPTLPERRERRTTTPAEEPRASSEGPGIKDEPVEDGDVDMERSYNDIEDEEDLKARIKSEEATVNQQISGTGLEEESTLDQGLGATLSMLKQRGLVKSSDAADHNSLIRDRQRFLQEKHRLETEAEKRARLQRERDRASGKLNQMSAREREEYARWENKQRDQQDARHMAEVFNKEYKPDVQLKYVDEFGRAMNQKEAFKHLSHQFHGKGSGKMKTEKRLKKIEEEKKREAMSALDSSQHTGMNNAMGATARKNRQAGVRLG from the coding sequence ATGGCCGACGCACTTTCCATCGAGCAGAATAACAAAATCCGAGTGGCGCTGGGTTTAAAACCGCTCCCCGTCCCTGGTGCCGACGCCACCTCTGGTCCTACTTTCAAGGAATCCGAACACGACGGTTCGAGCTCGTCTACCGAAGATGACGAGCCGGGAAGCACACTCGAGTCGCGCGAGGCGCTGGCCTCATCCaactggaagaagatgcaggatGAAGCCGAGGCGAAACGGAAACGGGAAGAGCGAAACGCCGCGATCAGGAAGGCGCGTGACGAGGCTCAGAGAAATACCAAGCTTCAAGGTGCGACTCTAGGAGAAGCTGCCGATGCGGACATGGACACGAAAACTTGGCTACAGCAGACAAAGAAAcgacagaagaagatcgagaaaGAGCGCGTGCGCAAACTCGCCGAAGAACTGGAGGAGCGGGCTCGCGCAGCTGAATACACGGCGGAAGATTTGGCTGGTGTCAAGGTTGGGCATGCTGTTGGAGATTtcgatggtggagaggatCATATTCTTACGCTGAAGGATACAACGATCGATGAGaacgaggaggaaggagatgagCTGGAAAATCTGGAactcaaggagaaggagagaactATGGAGAAACTCGAGCTGAAGAAACGCAAACCTGTTTACGATCCTACGGAAGAAAACACCGGAATACTCGCACAGTATGATGAGGAAATCGAGGGCAAGAAGCGGAAGCGATTTACACTCGATGCTCAAGGATCGACTGTTGAAGAACGAGAGGCCAAGCGACAAGAAGTGTCTGAGAAGTTGAAAAAGAACGTAATCAGCCTTGACTTTGCGGAGGAAACTCCAACGTCTGATTATATGGACGTGAGCGAAGTTAAGGTGAAGAAAcctaagaaaaagaaggccaagacGACAAAGCGACGTGCTGttatggatgaggatgatctGTTCCCGACGGCTGAGTCGACCGGCACACCAAATGGGAATTCCATGGAGGTCGACGCAAGTAACGGAGAGCCAGTACCAGCTCCTGCCCCCCGCAAGTCCGTTAGCGAGGATATCTCGTTCgtggatgacgatgatctACAAGCCTCTCTTACCCGCCAGAGGCGTGCTGCTTTCAAGAAACGCCAGAAAGCACGTCCCGAGGACATCGCACGACAACTCAGAGAAGAAGCGTCGCAAACACCAATGGAAGTGGAAGGTGAGAACGAGGAAGAGCCTGGTCTAGTTATAGATGAGACCTCAGAATTTGTCTCTAACTTACAGAAACCTACACTCCCTGAACGCCGTGAAAGGCGGACAACAACCCCGGCCGAAGAACCACGTGCTTCATCTGAAGGTCCTGGCATCAAGGACGAGCCTGTGGAGGACGGCGACGTGGATATGGAACGTTCATACAATGATAttgaggacgaggaagacctTAAAGCGCGCATCAAGAGCGAAGAAGCCACAGTTAACCAGCAGATCAGTGGCACCGGCTTGGAAGAAGAGTCCACATTGGACCAAGGTCTTGGTGCCACATTGTCGATGCTCAAGCAGCGTGGCTTGGTCAAGTCATCCGATGCTGCCGATCATAATTCTCTCATCCGTGACCGGCAGCGTTTCTTACAAGAAAAGCATCGCCTCGAAACGGAAGCCGAAAAACGTGCTCGCCTGCAGCGTGAGCGTGACCGAGCCTCCGGGAAGCTCAACCAGATGTCTGCTcgggaaagggaagagtaCGCGCGGTGGGAGAACAAGCAACGTGACCAACAGGATGCTCGCCATATGGCGGAAGTCTTCAACAAGGAATACAAGCCTGATGTGCAGCTCAAGTACGTGGATGAGTTTGGCCGTGCAATGAACCAGAAGGAGGCATTTAAGCATCTGAGTCACCAGTTCCACGGCAAAGGAAGTGGTAAGATGAAGACGGAGAAGCGACtgaagaagattgaggaagagaagaaacgagaGGCAATGAGCGCATTAGACAGCAGTCAGCACACGGGTATGAATAATGCTATGGGAGCGACGGCCCGGAAGAATCGCCAGGCTGGTGTACGACTGGGATAA